DNA from Halogeometricum sp. S1BR25-6:
CAGCCCCGTCCCCTCGGTCCACCCCGAGACGACGACTTCGCCGTCCTTGGCGTCGAGGCTCACCATCACCGACCCCGGGTGCGACTCGCTTATCTCGCTCACGACGTCGGGGTTCTCGACGGCCGCGGTGCCGAGGATGACGCGTTCGACGCCGAGTTCGAGCAGTTCGACCGCGTCGTCGGCCGACCGGATACCGCCGCCCAACTGGACGGGCACGTCGACGGCGTCCACGACGGCCTCCACCGCCTCGGCGTTCTTTCTATCGCCCTCGAACGCGCCGTCGAGGTCGACGAGGTGGAGCGTCTCCGCGCCCTCGTCGACCCAGCGCTCGGCGGCCTCGACCGGGTCGCCGTAGCGCGTCTCGGTGCCGCGTTCGCCCTGCACCAACTGGACGACTTCGCCGTCCTGCATGTCGACCGCGGGCACCACCTCGAACGTCGGGAACGCCTCCGTCATACCGGAGCGTGGACGCCCGCGGCGCGTAAAGTCACCGGAGACGGCGGATTTGCCGCGCGGGTCGGGCCCGGAATCGGCGCGGCCGACGGAGGGAGAAGCGAACCCCGAACCGTCAGTTCCAGGGGGCGAAAACGTGGGCATCGTTCGGGAGAAACGCGAGCGATTCGAAGGACACGATTCGCAACCGCTTTGACGCCGGACGAATCAAAAAGAGGTAATGAAACTGTTCGGTTCGAGCGGGACCCGGGGCGTGGTGGGTGACGGTCTCACGCCCGAGTTCGTCCTGCGCGTCGCGAAGGCGGCCGGGACAGTCTGGGCGTCGGACCGTGTGGTGGTCGCGCGCGACACCCGAACGACGGGCGAGATGTTCTCCAACGCGGCGACCAGCGGCCTCGCCAGCGTCGGCGTCAACGTGGACGTGCTCGGTCCGGTTCCGACGCCGGGCGTCGTCCGCTACTGCGAGACGGAGGAGGTGCCCGCGGTCGTCATCACCGCCTCGCACAACCCGCCGGAGTACAACGGCATCAAACTCGTCGGCGACGACGGCGTCGAACTCTCGGTCGCCGACTTAGAGCGCATCGAAGAGCACATCCTCGCGGAGGATTTCGCCACCGCCGCGTGGGACGAGGTGGGCGAGATACGCGAGGTCGACTCCGCGAACCGCGAGTACGTCGAGGACCTGCTCTCGGCCGTCGACCGCGAAGCCATCTCCGAGGCGAACCTGACCGTCGCCCTCGACCCCGGCCACGGCGCCGGTTGTCTCACCAGCCCCGAGTTCTTCCGCGAACTCGGCTGTGATGTCGTGACCGTCAACGCCAACCCCGACGGCCGCTTCCCCGGCCGCGAGTCCGAACCGGTCGGCAGCAAACTGGGCGACCTCTGCCGCCTCGTGAAGGCCAGCGACGCCGACGTCGGCGTCGCCCACGACGGGGACGCGGACCGGGCCGTCTTCGTCGACGAACACGGCGAGTTCGTCGCCGGCGAGGCGTCGCTGGCCGCCCTCGCCGCCGCCCACCTCGGACCGAACGATACCACCGTCGCCGCGGTGAACGTCTCTCAGCGACTCGTCGACGTCTGCGAGGAGACGGGCGCGGACCTCGAACTGACGCCCATCGGCGCGACGAACATCATCACTCGAATCCGGGACCTGTGGGCACGGGGCGAAACCGTCCCCGTCGCCGGCGAGGGCAACGGCGGCATCTTCTTCCCGAACTACCGCCTCGTCCGCGACGGCGCCTACACCGCCGCGAAGTTCCTCGAACTCGTCGCCGAGCGTCCGACCAGCGAGGTGGTCGCCCCCTACTCCGACTACGTGAACGTGCGCATCAACCTCAAGTACGAGAGCGACGCGGAACTCGAAGCGATGCTCGACGCCGCTCACGAGTACGCCGAAGCGTCCGAGGCGACGCCGAACACCACGGACGGCTACCGCCTCGACTACGGCGACGCGTGGGTGCTCGTGCGCCCCTCCGGCACCGAACCGAAAGTCCGCGTCTACGCGGAAGCGCGGAACGAAGAGCGGGCCGCGGAACTCGCCGCGGGCGCCGAAGAGGCGCTCAAGGACGCGCTCGACCGAATCTGAACGGAATCGACGCCGGCCCCGTCTCGACTCCCGACTGGCTCACCCGCAGACCTGTCACTTCGATATCTGTTTTGTCGTCGCTCCCGGCGGCCGACGTTCCCGCGGACCGACACGACCACGAGCGAGCGACGGCGCGACCCGAGACGAGGAGTTCGTCCCGACGCGGGTCAGTCCTCGTCGAGTTCGGCGGTCAGGTTCTCGCGCGCCTC
Protein-coding regions in this window:
- the hisA gene encoding 1-(5-phosphoribosyl)-5-[(5-phosphoribosylamino)methylideneamino]imidazole-4-carboxamide isomerase, with protein sequence MTEAFPTFEVVPAVDMQDGEVVQLVQGERGTETRYGDPVEAAERWVDEGAETLHLVDLDGAFEGDRKNAEAVEAVVDAVDVPVQLGGGIRSADDAVELLELGVERVILGTAAVENPDVVSEISESHPGSVMVSLDAKDGEVVVSGWTEGTGLDPAEAAARYEDLGAGAILFTDVDVEGQLEGVQTDVTRRVVDAVDIPVVASGGVASLPDIRALKEAGAAAVVVGTALYEGAFTLGEAQEAVRE
- the glmM gene encoding phosphoglucosamine mutase, which translates into the protein MKLFGSSGTRGVVGDGLTPEFVLRVAKAAGTVWASDRVVVARDTRTTGEMFSNAATSGLASVGVNVDVLGPVPTPGVVRYCETEEVPAVVITASHNPPEYNGIKLVGDDGVELSVADLERIEEHILAEDFATAAWDEVGEIREVDSANREYVEDLLSAVDREAISEANLTVALDPGHGAGCLTSPEFFRELGCDVVTVNANPDGRFPGRESEPVGSKLGDLCRLVKASDADVGVAHDGDADRAVFVDEHGEFVAGEASLAALAAAHLGPNDTTVAAVNVSQRLVDVCEETGADLELTPIGATNIITRIRDLWARGETVPVAGEGNGGIFFPNYRLVRDGAYTAAKFLELVAERPTSEVVAPYSDYVNVRINLKYESDAELEAMLDAAHEYAEASEATPNTTDGYRLDYGDAWVLVRPSGTEPKVRVYAEARNEERAAELAAGAEEALKDALDRI